In Nematostella vectensis chromosome 11, jaNemVect1.1, whole genome shotgun sequence, a genomic segment contains:
- the LOC5500948 gene encoding uncharacterized protein LOC5500948, which yields MLTRVTKGYHRDPPERLLSIGAGRLKMADAPPNCAPSLPAITKGSATKVTKGRKKKEFDAVEFWSRPRLARTGLKAIKGNEFKLPLIDPSKGNTNPQGQTDKKASTKDQKKPVPPKAPNARNVRRPFPAKKLSTCEAQQGATSGVSKDVAPDIKRKTGQDAGQAAHPKKAVSPSAAVPVSKIPRRSPLPAIAKGKSAITENGAAVAQQHGNPVAVMEVAVQENTKIPVPLRVLTPPAKVTAWVPSLCGEVRRVDTPSKSGKLAAKMKEVNILPNKLAPNKHSVEQSGAVVSGTVLSGTVVSGAKAEIHSPATQEILADIEKVYVHLRRLRDATSAEASFSNTDVTLPDLSDKGVTRATPSAYVHHLSDLMMAFTDDIERDFKAAQSDGRAMVRWLQQDAKIVKANLEDEVSKRDAEVKSLKDKIKELQASSAEADERHQSLQAAISELTAKVEQTHCEKDDVMVDLKCCQDDSDAKTREIVNLRRDLKRKEMAQKELKNENNVTWLQYDFMMIDNEALKKEVTRLEELNTESEARNKEMELSVELLQRQLAEQTKSTEDRPKGDGENIVENAEANTTIAATSAEEKANEDLKIKCLEQALLERNESIAELEKNIEQMRTERDSAILQSQGEQLENLQNAKRIKKLEEDLKKKTCDGVHVHRKAVAATVEEPRGKSLRDGGSNSCERLLKEAQVMADALRKTDGLDSEKDLKKQLSLKVNRTPSTIKEEEGAEAKFDSKDNEQVPADPVLEQERQRIVSSAVRRLNGKPSAAKRRRRRRKHVDLEAEVSGLRQEVEENADESAFGKTTRNVPAYKRHVPSKGAVQMTGIQEGEEDEKTKHDAKTETPMEDVPVERETPGTSAPGVTSSKEQSTRSPSDSRFGRFSSKKLLMMFKPRKSKGD from the exons ATGCTAACGCGCGTCACGAAAGGTTACCATAGAGACCCACCCGAACGCTTGCTCTCTATTGGTGCGGGTCGTCTAAAAATGGCGGACGCGCCGCCAAACTGCGCTCCTTCTCTGCCTGCTATCACAAAAGGATCAGCAACCAAGGTTACAAAAGGCAGAAAG AAAAAAGAATTCGATGCTGTTGAGTTCTGGTCTAGGCCAAGATTGGCGAGAAC CGGTCTTAAAGCGATTAAAGGCAACGAGTTTAAGCTGCCCCTGATTGACCCAAGCAAGGGCAACACCAACCCCCAGGGGCAAACCGACAAGAAGGCTTCTACCAAG GATCAAAAGAAGCCAGTGCCGCCCAAGGCACCCAATGCAAGGAATGTAAGGCGACCATTTCCTGCAAAGAAGCTCTCAACGTGTGAGGCGCAACAAGGAGCAACATCGGGAGTCAGCAAGGATGTGGCCCCCGATATCAAGCGAAAGACCGGACAAGACGCCGGACAAGCTGCGCATCCCAAGAAGGCAGTGTCACCCAGTGCCGCGGTCCCGGTGTCTAAGATTCCTCGCAGGAGTCCTCTTCCCGCCATAGCAAAAGGGAAGTCTGCAATCACGGAGAATGGCGCTGCAGTCGCCCAGCAGCATGGGAACCCTGTGGCTGTCATGGAGGTCGCGGTGCAAGAGAATACCAAGATCCCTGTACCGCTGCGTGTGTTGACGCCCCCCGCGAAGGTGACTGCTTGGGTCCCCTCCCTGTGTGGGGAAGTGCGTCGAGTCGACACGCCAAGCAAGTCCGGAAAACTTGCCGCAAAAATGAAG GAGGTCAACATTCTTCCAAACAAGCTCGCCCCAAACAAGCATTCCGTTGAACAGTCCGGTGCCGTAGTGTCCGGTACCGTATTGTCCGGTACCGTTGTGTCCGGTGCCAAGGCGGAGATCCATTCCCCCGCCACTCAAGAGATTCTTGCCGATATCGAGAAAGTCTATGTGCACCTGCGCCGCCTACGCGATGCCACTTCAGCGGAGGCATCCTTCAGCAACACCGATGTCACATTACCTGACCTGTCCGATAAGGGCGTCACCCGGGCCACCCCGTCCGCCTATGTCCACCACCTGTCCGACCTCATGATGGCGTTCACGGACGACATCGAGAGAGACTTCAAGGCAGCCCAGTCGGACGGTCGCGCGATGGTCCGATGGCTTCAGCAGGACGCAAAGATCGTCAAGGCAAACTTGGAGGATGAAGTCTCCAAGAGAGATGCCGAG GTCAAATCACTCAAGGACAAAATCAAGGAGCTCCAGGCCTCCTCCGCCGAAGCCGATGAAAGGCACCAGTCTCTCCAAGCCGCAATCTCTGAGCTGACAGCAAAGGTTGAGCAGACTCATTGTGAGAAAGATGACGTCATGGTTGACCTGAAGTGTTGTCAAGACGACAGTGACGCAAAGACCAGAGAGATTGTCAACCTGAGACGGGACCTGAAGCGAAAGGAAATGGCGCAGAAAGAGCTCAAGAACGAAAACAATGTCACGTGGTTGCAGTACGACTTCATGATGATTGACAATGAGGCCTTGAAGAAAGAGGTGACGAGGCTTGAGGAACTCAACACAGAG tccgaGGCGAGAAACAAAGAAATGGAACTATCTGTCGAGCTTCTGCAACGACAGTTAGCCGAGCAGACGAAATCAACCGAGGACCGTCCAAAAGGTGACGGCGAGAACATTGTGGAAAACGCCGAAGCCAATACCACCATCGCCGCTACTTCTGCTGAGGAAAAGGCCAACGAAGACCTTAAGATCAAGTGTCTCGAGCAAGCACTCCTGGAGCGAAACGAATCCATCGCTGAGCTGGAGAAAAACATTGAGCAGATGAGGACTGAACGAGACAGCGCGATTCTCCAGAGCCAGGGAGAGCAACTCGAGAACCTCCAAAATGCTAAGAGGATCAAGAAACTCGAAGAAGACTTGAAGAAGAAGACTTGTGATGGGGTACATGTGCACCGGAAAGCTGTCGCTGCGACCGTGGAAGAACCTCGAGGGAAGAGCCTCCGAGACGGCGGATCCAACAGCTGTGAGCGCCTACTGAAGGAGGCTCAAGTTATGGCTGATGCTCTCCGGAAAACGGACGGTCTAGATAGCGAAAAAGATCTAAAGAAACAGCTAAGCCTTAAAG TGAATCGTACTCCTTCCACCATCAAAGAGGAGGAAGGTGCAGAGGCAAAATTTGACTCTAAAGACAACGAACAAGTCCCCGCCGACCCCGTCCTAGAGCAAGAACGCCAGCGTATTGTGAGTTCCGCTGTGCGCCGCCTTAACGGCAAACCATCAGCCGCCAAACGACGAAGGCGACGCCGGAAACACGTGGATCTAGAAGCTGAGGTCAGCGGTCTACGGCAAGAGGTCGAGGAAAACGCGGATGAGTCAGCATTCGGCAAAACGACGAGGAACGTCCCG GCTTACAAGCGTCACGTGCCATCCAAGGGAGCCGTGCAGATGACTGGCATCCAAGAGGGCGAAGAAGACGAGAAAACAAAACACGACGCCAAGACCGAGACTCCCATGGAAGACGTCCCGGTCGAGCGAGAAACGCCTGGGACATCAGCACCGggagtgacgtcatcaaaggAGCAGAGCACCAGAAG CCCATCCGACTCTCGCTTTGGTAGGTTCAGCTCCAAGAAGCTTCTGATGATGTTCAAGCCCCGCAAGAGCAAGGGGGACTGA
- the LOC116613086 gene encoding D-threo-3-hydroxyaspartate dehydratase isoform X1: MDLQQLRTPAFLVDITQLKKNCAAMIDRCRMLGITLRPHMKTHKTLEAARYMTDGGNMGIVVSTLSEAEFYAAGGYHDITYGYLITTDKLPQASELTRKLKHFYVFVDSYPTLKALGSYKLADGKKWEVLLAVDARSNREGIMYDDRELISLAKAIANEANVTFCGLYTHCGNSYYVQGEQAIKHSGQITLDRMINVRNRLSAEGIQCKITGIGSTPNCSVPISDYQGLTEFHPGNYVFYDYQQMCIGSCKLSDICVRVLTRVIGHYPLKGHFLIDCGFTGISHDGMRRLPQNDFCLVDGHPELKLVAMTQEIATVRSSNESEALDFEKYPIGSFLEIIPYHACATAYMHHKYFIRENGKIVDEWIPHHQGW; encoded by the exons ATGGATTTACAGCAGCTAAGAACCCCTGCCTTTCTAGTTGATATCACACAACTCAAGAAAAACTGTGCTGCAATGATCGACCGCTGTAGGATGTTGGGAATCACCTTACGTCCACACATGAAAACACACAAGACTTT AGAGGCAGCAAGATACATGACAGATGGTGGCAATATGGGCATAGTTGTTTCCACTCTTTCAGAAGCAGAATTCTATGCAGCAGGTGGCTATCACGATATAACTTATGGTTATCTTATCACGACAGACAAACTTCCACAAGCCTCAGAACTCACTAGAAAGCTTAAACACTTCTATGTGTTTGTGGACAGTTACCCAACTCTTAAAGCTCTTGGCAGCTACAAACTGGCTGATGGGAAAAAGTGGGAAGTGCTACTTGCTGTTGATGCCAGAAGTAACAGAG AGGGCATTATGTATGATGACCGAGAGCTGATTTCACTAGCCAAAGCCATTGCAAATGAGGCAAATGTGACATTTTGTGGACTCTACACACATTGTGGGAATTCATATTATGTACAGGGAGAACAGGCCATAAAACACAGTGGTCAGATTACATTAGACAGGATGATAAATGTCAGAAACAG GTTAAGTGCAGAAGGGATACAATGTAAAATAACTGGTATTGGCTCTACACCAAATTGCTCAGTACCAATATCAGATTACCAAGGCTTGACAGAGTTCCATCCTGGAAATTACGTATTCTATG ATTACCAACAAATGTGCATTGGCTCATGCAAGTTGAGCGATATTTGTGTGCGAGTTCTGACACGAGTGATCGGTCACTATCCCTTAAAAGGTCACTTCCTGATAGACTGTGGGTTTACTGGCATTAGTCATGATGGTATGCGACGGCTGCCACAGAATGACTTTTGTCTAGTTGATGGCCATCCAGAGCTCAA GTTGGTTGCCATGACTCAGGAGATTGCCACTGTTCGGTCAAGCAATGAGAGTGAAGCTCTTGACTTTGAGAAATATCCAATTGGCTCATTTTTGGAAATAATTCCTTATCAC GCATGTGCGACTGCTTATATGCACCACAAATACTTCATCCGAGAGAATGGGAAGATTGTGGACGAGTGGATACCTCACCACCAAGGCTGGTAG
- the LOC116613086 gene encoding D-threo-3-hydroxyaspartate dehydratase isoform X2 encodes MKTHKTLEAARYMTDGGNMGIVVSTLSEAEFYAAGGYHDITYGYLITTDKLPQASELTRKLKHFYVFVDSYPTLKALGSYKLADGKKWEVLLAVDARSNREGIMYDDRELISLAKAIANEANVTFCGLYTHCGNSYYVQGEQAIKHSGQITLDRMINVRNRLSAEGIQCKITGIGSTPNCSVPISDYQGLTEFHPGNYVFYDYQQMCIGSCKLSDICVRVLTRVIGHYPLKGHFLIDCGFTGISHDGMRRLPQNDFCLVDGHPELKLVAMTQEIATVRSSNESEALDFEKYPIGSFLEIIPYHACATAYMHHKYFIRENGKIVDEWIPHHQGW; translated from the exons ATGAAAACACACAAGACTTT AGAGGCAGCAAGATACATGACAGATGGTGGCAATATGGGCATAGTTGTTTCCACTCTTTCAGAAGCAGAATTCTATGCAGCAGGTGGCTATCACGATATAACTTATGGTTATCTTATCACGACAGACAAACTTCCACAAGCCTCAGAACTCACTAGAAAGCTTAAACACTTCTATGTGTTTGTGGACAGTTACCCAACTCTTAAAGCTCTTGGCAGCTACAAACTGGCTGATGGGAAAAAGTGGGAAGTGCTACTTGCTGTTGATGCCAGAAGTAACAGAG AGGGCATTATGTATGATGACCGAGAGCTGATTTCACTAGCCAAAGCCATTGCAAATGAGGCAAATGTGACATTTTGTGGACTCTACACACATTGTGGGAATTCATATTATGTACAGGGAGAACAGGCCATAAAACACAGTGGTCAGATTACATTAGACAGGATGATAAATGTCAGAAACAG GTTAAGTGCAGAAGGGATACAATGTAAAATAACTGGTATTGGCTCTACACCAAATTGCTCAGTACCAATATCAGATTACCAAGGCTTGACAGAGTTCCATCCTGGAAATTACGTATTCTATG ATTACCAACAAATGTGCATTGGCTCATGCAAGTTGAGCGATATTTGTGTGCGAGTTCTGACACGAGTGATCGGTCACTATCCCTTAAAAGGTCACTTCCTGATAGACTGTGGGTTTACTGGCATTAGTCATGATGGTATGCGACGGCTGCCACAGAATGACTTTTGTCTAGTTGATGGCCATCCAGAGCTCAA GTTGGTTGCCATGACTCAGGAGATTGCCACTGTTCGGTCAAGCAATGAGAGTGAAGCTCTTGACTTTGAGAAATATCCAATTGGCTCATTTTTGGAAATAATTCCTTATCAC GCATGTGCGACTGCTTATATGCACCACAAATACTTCATCCGAGAGAATGGGAAGATTGTGGACGAGTGGATACCTCACCACCAAGGCTGGTAG